In a single window of the Pseudopipra pipra isolate bDixPip1 chromosome Z, bDixPip1.hap1, whole genome shotgun sequence genome:
- the LOC135407675 gene encoding cytochrome c oxidase subunit 7C, mitochondrial has product MLSAGVRRFATSAIRRSHYEEGPGKNLPFSVENKWQLLALMCGFFGSGFAAPFLIVRHQLLKK; this is encoded by the exons ATGTTGTCCGCCGGCGTCCGCCGCTTCGCCACCTCCGCCATCCGCCGCAGCCACTATGAGGAGGGACCTGGGAAG aaCCTGCCTTTCTCTGTGGAGAACAagtggcagctgctggcactCATGTGTGGGTTCTTTGGAAGTGGATTTGCTGCCCCTTTCCTCATAGTCAGACACCAGCTCCTGAAGAAATGA